One Cellulomonas sp. NS3 genomic region harbors:
- a CDS encoding ABC transporter ATP-binding protein, protein MSADRADVGDGAAADPAAAGTATATATATEEKVPLRWENLRVLWAFVRPHARVVAVGIVLGLGATAATLAMPLATKWVLDTLGTDASLSRPVGILVGLLLLGLVCGLAQWVLLGRLAEQVVLDARTSLVHRFLRGRLGDVTERPTGELVTRITSDTVLLREAASSSAVQLVNGLVSLVGTVVLMAVLDLPLLLSTLAAIVVVAVLLGMLLPKIGVAQRAAQASVGQLGSVLETSLRALRTVKASRAEERQVERIVHEAEESARHSVRAVWITAVAWSIAGGGIQLAIIAILAIGAWRVDAGGLTVSTLVAFLLYAFNIIDPITTLTQTFTQLQSGVAAAARIRETEGIEVEDVHAGGALPAGAASPAVLELDRVTLTYPGADEPAVHELSLAVPRRGHTAIVGPSGAGKTSTFSLLLRFVDPTGGTLRLDGVPFTDLSIDAVRSRLAYVEQETPLLSGTLRENVVIRHPDATDDEVWRALDAVRLGDRVRSLADGLDTVVSATSLSGGERQRVALARAVVRVPDVLLLDEATAQLDGLTEAAVQDVIDGVGREHAVLTIAHRLSTVIDAQQIVVLEAGRVRATGTHAELLVTDDLYRELVAALRISTEPDPV, encoded by the coding sequence GTGAGCGCCGACCGCGCGGACGTCGGCGACGGCGCCGCCGCAGACCCGGCCGCCGCCGGCACCGCCACCGCGACCGCGACCGCGACCGAGGAGAAGGTCCCGCTGCGCTGGGAGAACCTGCGCGTCCTCTGGGCCTTCGTCCGCCCGCACGCCCGGGTCGTCGCGGTCGGGATCGTGCTCGGCCTCGGTGCGACGGCCGCGACCCTCGCCATGCCGCTCGCCACGAAGTGGGTGCTCGACACCCTGGGCACGGACGCCTCGCTCTCGCGCCCCGTCGGGATCCTCGTCGGGCTCCTCCTCCTGGGGCTCGTGTGCGGGCTCGCGCAGTGGGTCCTGCTAGGACGCCTCGCGGAGCAGGTCGTGCTCGACGCGCGCACCTCGCTCGTGCACCGGTTCCTGCGCGGCCGGCTCGGTGACGTCACGGAGCGGCCGACCGGGGAGCTCGTCACGCGCATCACCTCCGACACCGTGCTGCTCCGCGAGGCGGCGTCGTCGAGCGCGGTGCAGCTCGTCAACGGCCTCGTCTCGCTCGTCGGGACGGTCGTGCTCATGGCGGTGCTCGACCTGCCGCTGCTGCTCAGCACCCTCGCGGCCATCGTGGTGGTCGCCGTGCTGCTCGGGATGCTCCTGCCGAAGATCGGGGTCGCGCAGCGCGCCGCCCAGGCCTCCGTGGGGCAGCTCGGCTCGGTGCTGGAGACGAGCCTGCGCGCGCTGCGGACCGTGAAGGCCAGCCGGGCCGAGGAGCGTCAGGTCGAGCGCATCGTGCACGAGGCCGAGGAGTCGGCACGGCACAGCGTGCGGGCGGTGTGGATCACCGCGGTCGCGTGGTCGATCGCGGGCGGCGGCATCCAGCTCGCGATCATCGCGATCCTCGCGATCGGCGCCTGGCGCGTCGACGCCGGCGGGCTCACCGTCTCGACGCTCGTGGCGTTCCTGCTCTACGCCTTCAACATCATCGACCCCATCACGACGCTGACCCAGACGTTCACGCAGCTGCAGTCAGGCGTCGCAGCGGCCGCGCGGATCCGCGAGACCGAGGGCATCGAGGTCGAGGACGTGCACGCGGGCGGGGCGCTGCCGGCGGGCGCCGCGTCCCCGGCGGTGCTCGAGCTCGACCGGGTGACGCTCACCTACCCGGGCGCGGACGAGCCCGCGGTGCACGAGCTCTCGCTCGCCGTGCCGCGCCGCGGTCACACCGCGATCGTCGGGCCGTCGGGCGCCGGCAAGACGTCGACGTTCTCGCTGCTGCTGCGGTTCGTGGACCCGACGGGCGGCACGCTCCGGCTCGACGGCGTGCCGTTCACCGACCTGAGCATCGACGCGGTGCGCTCGCGGCTCGCGTACGTCGAGCAGGAGACCCCGCTGCTGTCCGGGACGCTCCGGGAGAACGTCGTGATCCGCCACCCGGACGCGACCGACGACGAGGTGTGGCGCGCGCTCGACGCGGTCCGGCTCGGCGACCGCGTGCGCTCGCTCGCCGACGGGCTCGACACGGTCGTGTCCGCGACGAGCCTGTCCGGCGGCGAGCGCCAGCGGGTCGCCCTCGCGCGCGCGGTCGTGCGGGTGCCGGACGTGCTGCTGCTCGACGAGGCGACCGCGCAGCTCGACGGCCTCACCGAGGCGGCGGTCCAGGACGTCATCGACGGCGTCGGCCGCGAGCACGCGGTGCTGACGATCGCCCACCGGCTGTCGACGGTGATCGACGCGCAGCAGATCGTCGTGCTGGAGGCGGGCCGGGTCCGGGCGACGGGCACGCACGCCGAGCTGCTCGTGACCGACGACCTCTACCGCGAGCTCGTCGCGGCGCTGCGGATC